In Streptomyces sp. P3, one DNA window encodes the following:
- a CDS encoding helix-turn-helix domain-containing protein, translated as MSSHVAPGDQETSGLDRRGELREFLRSRRARLKPEDVGLPSYGRRRVPGLRREELAQLAGVSYAYYARLEQGYGETMSAEVLDAVARALHLTVEEREHLVRLAQPERQSATHATPPQERLRPGVQHLLDALGVPAYVVDRRLDILGWNRLTTAVFGDWGLLPPGERNAARLAFLSSEARERFADADSNALRIARALRMNAAKSPGDPHFSSLIRELSQKSEDFRQLWARHEVSCGTVGETVRVRHPLVGEFDLVHEPMALPGGAPMRLVTYHAEPGSRSEEALRMLASWEMEPLR; from the coding sequence ATGTCTTCACATGTGGCGCCTGGTGACCAGGAGACGTCCGGACTCGACCGGCGTGGCGAGTTGAGGGAGTTCCTGCGCTCGCGCAGGGCCCGGCTCAAGCCCGAGGACGTGGGCCTGCCCTCGTACGGGCGGCGGCGGGTTCCCGGATTGCGGCGCGAAGAACTGGCTCAGCTGGCGGGGGTGTCGTACGCGTATTACGCGCGCCTGGAGCAGGGATACGGCGAGACGATGTCGGCCGAGGTACTGGACGCAGTCGCCCGCGCCCTGCACCTGACCGTGGAGGAACGGGAGCATCTGGTCCGGCTGGCCCAGCCCGAGCGGCAGAGCGCGACGCACGCCACGCCCCCACAGGAGCGACTGCGGCCCGGCGTGCAGCACCTGCTCGACGCGCTCGGGGTGCCCGCCTACGTCGTCGACCGGCGCCTGGACATCCTGGGGTGGAACAGGCTCACCACCGCCGTCTTCGGGGACTGGGGCCTGTTACCGCCCGGGGAGCGCAACGCGGCCCGGCTGGCCTTCCTCTCGTCCGAGGCGCGCGAGCGATTCGCCGATGCGGACAGCAACGCTCTGAGAATCGCGAGAGCGTTGCGCATGAACGCCGCCAAGAGCCCCGGGGACCCGCACTTCTCTTCGCTGATCCGGGAGTTGTCGCAGAAGAGCGAGGATTTCCGGCAGCTGTGGGCACGGCACGAGGTGAGCTGCGGGACCGTCGGCGAAACCGTGCGGGTGCGGCACCCGCTGGTGGGAGAGTTCGACCTCGTCCACGAACCCATGGCCCTGCCCGGGGGCGCCCCCATGCGGCTGGTCACCTACCACGCCGAGCCCGGCTCCCGCTCGGAGGAAGCCCTGCGGATGCTGGCCAGTTGGGAGATGGAGCCGCTGCGCTGA
- a CDS encoding SDR family oxidoreductase — MSKIWFITGSSRGFGRQFVMAALERGDKVAATARDTDSLADLVAAHGEAMLPLTLDVTDKTAVTAAVKRAHDHFGRLDVVVNNAGYGLFGAVEELTEQQVREQMETNFFGALWVTQAALPLLRAQGGGHIVQISSVGGVTAFPNLGVYNASKWALEAASEALAQEVAGFGIKVTLVEPGGFATDWSGSSATFAGQLPAYDDLRTALAGYWSNFQPGDPTATGAALLKIVDADNPPLRVFFGTTPLQLVPQVYAERLKTWEEWADVATEAQGGAA; from the coding sequence GTGAGCAAGATCTGGTTCATCACTGGTTCCTCGCGCGGTTTCGGCCGTCAGTTCGTGATGGCGGCCCTGGAGCGCGGCGACAAGGTCGCGGCCACCGCCCGCGACACCGACTCCCTGGCGGACCTGGTGGCCGCGCACGGCGAGGCGATGCTTCCCCTGACCCTGGACGTCACCGACAAGACCGCCGTCACCGCGGCCGTGAAGCGGGCGCACGACCACTTCGGCCGCCTGGACGTCGTCGTCAACAACGCCGGCTACGGACTGTTCGGCGCCGTCGAGGAGCTGACGGAGCAGCAGGTCCGTGAGCAGATGGAGACCAACTTCTTCGGCGCCCTGTGGGTCACCCAGGCTGCCCTGCCCCTCCTGCGGGCCCAGGGCGGTGGTCACATCGTGCAGATCTCCAGCGTCGGCGGTGTCACCGCCTTCCCCAACCTCGGTGTCTACAACGCCTCGAAGTGGGCCCTGGAGGCCGCGAGCGAGGCCCTCGCCCAGGAGGTCGCCGGGTTCGGCATCAAGGTCACCCTCGTCGAGCCCGGCGGATTCGCCACCGACTGGTCCGGCTCCTCCGCCACCTTCGCAGGGCAACTGCCTGCCTACGACGACCTGCGCACGGCCCTGGCCGGCTACTGGAGCAACTTCCAGCCCGGCGACCCGACCGCCACCGGTGCGGCCCTGCTGAAGATCGTGGACGCCGACAACCCGCCCCTGCGGGTCTTCTTCGGCACCACCCCGCTCCAGCTCGTCCCGCAGGTCTACGCCGAGCGGCTGAAGACCTGGGAGGAGTGGGCCGACGTCGCCACCGAGGCGCAGGGCGGCGCCGCGTAA
- a CDS encoding TetR family transcriptional regulator: MSDTARPANQSARKPPGLRERMRATVQAEVVAVAHRLFTEQGFDRTTVDQIAAEVGLSRASLFRYFGTKEDIVLGRLEESGRQIAAEFAARPDDEQPWEALRRAFDVLTRSNEAAPPEQVLSYLRMLQETPSLRARHHEKQLSWKKLLVPEVARRLGADPDRPEDTRSSALAAAALACLDAASTAWVACEGTVPLAVLLDRAMGALAK; the protein is encoded by the coding sequence ATGTCTGACACCGCCCGTCCCGCCAACCAGTCCGCACGCAAGCCGCCCGGCCTGCGCGAGCGCATGCGTGCGACAGTTCAGGCGGAAGTGGTCGCGGTGGCGCACCGGCTCTTCACCGAGCAGGGGTTCGACCGGACCACCGTCGACCAGATCGCCGCCGAGGTGGGCCTGTCACGCGCCAGCCTGTTCAGGTACTTCGGCACCAAGGAAGACATCGTCCTCGGACGCCTGGAGGAGTCCGGCCGCCAGATCGCGGCGGAGTTCGCCGCCCGCCCCGACGACGAGCAGCCCTGGGAGGCGCTGCGCCGGGCCTTCGACGTCCTCACGCGGAGCAACGAGGCGGCGCCGCCCGAGCAGGTACTCAGCTATCTGCGCATGCTCCAGGAGACCCCGTCCCTGCGCGCCCGGCACCACGAGAAGCAGCTGAGCTGGAAGAAGCTGCTGGTGCCGGAGGTCGCCCGGCGGCTGGGGGCCGACCCCGACCGGCCCGAGGACACCAGGTCGAGCGCACTGGCCGCTGCCGCGCTCGCCTGCCTGGACGCAGCCTCCACGGCCTGGGTGGCCTGTGAGGGCACTGTCCCGCTGGCTGTGCTGCTCGACCGGGCCATGGGCGCGCTGGCGAAGTAG
- a CDS encoding glycoside hydrolase family 43 protein, which yields MSPTPPERGGYADAATAPILSGMYPDPSICRVGEEYFLANSSFEYSPGVPIWHSRDLVSWRQIGNALTRDEQFPAGRSPSSRGIYAPTLRHHDGRFWLITTNIDDVRGGHQIYHASDPAGPWSAPVCLSQLDGIDPDLTWDDEGTCLVTYCSWSETEIGIRQVAVDLERRLVLEKPRWIWHGTGLAHSEGPHLYRRGDRWYLVIAEGGTDRGHVVSVARSLSPRGPFEAAAHNPVFTHRSTAHPVQNVGHADLVERPDGSWAAVYLGTRPRGRSPRFHVNGRETFLADVRWVDDWPQFEPARRHVPTEQRDFEDDFSAPALDPRWVSPGQRPDRFVHNAPEGVVVGHVPSETGEPSGLFTRVGGDHWEADFVVDPGEGTFTVALRLDGVHWYGLHVAGGEVTAVAQIGPVRSVLRARPLPGSPVTLRVRSTEPTWNGPDDIELGIDDGTDTDVLARLDGRYLSTEVAGGFTGCLVGVWTESREVVVRRVRYSERCA from the coding sequence ATGAGTCCGACACCGCCGGAACGCGGTGGGTACGCCGACGCGGCGACCGCCCCGATCCTCTCCGGGATGTACCCCGATCCTTCGATATGCCGGGTCGGCGAGGAGTACTTCCTGGCCAACTCGTCGTTCGAGTACAGCCCCGGCGTTCCGATCTGGCATTCGCGGGACCTGGTCTCCTGGCGTCAGATCGGCAACGCCCTCACGAGGGACGAGCAGTTCCCCGCCGGCCGTTCGCCGTCGAGCCGCGGCATCTACGCCCCGACGCTGCGCCACCACGACGGCCGGTTCTGGCTGATCACTACGAACATCGACGACGTTCGCGGCGGTCATCAGATCTACCACGCGAGCGACCCGGCCGGGCCGTGGTCCGCGCCGGTGTGCCTCTCCCAACTCGACGGCATTGACCCGGACCTGACCTGGGATGACGAGGGAACGTGCCTGGTCACGTACTGCTCGTGGTCGGAGACCGAGATCGGCATCAGACAGGTCGCGGTCGATCTTGAGCGGCGCTTGGTCCTCGAGAAGCCGCGGTGGATCTGGCACGGTACCGGCCTGGCACATTCCGAGGGGCCGCACCTGTACCGGCGCGGCGACCGGTGGTACCTGGTCATCGCCGAAGGCGGCACCGACCGGGGCCACGTGGTGTCGGTCGCACGCTCCCTAAGCCCCCGAGGGCCCTTCGAAGCCGCCGCGCACAACCCGGTCTTCACCCACCGCAGCACGGCTCATCCCGTCCAGAACGTCGGTCACGCCGATCTGGTCGAGCGTCCCGACGGGTCGTGGGCAGCGGTGTATCTCGGCACTCGGCCACGAGGCCGCAGTCCCCGCTTCCACGTCAACGGGCGTGAGACGTTCCTCGCCGACGTCCGTTGGGTGGACGACTGGCCACAGTTCGAACCGGCGCGACGCCATGTCCCCACGGAACAGCGGGACTTCGAGGATGACTTCTCCGCGCCCGCACTGGATCCCAGGTGGGTCTCACCAGGGCAGCGTCCCGACCGGTTCGTACACAACGCGCCGGAAGGGGTGGTCGTCGGCCACGTCCCGAGCGAGACCGGCGAGCCGTCGGGACTGTTCACGCGGGTCGGCGGAGACCACTGGGAGGCCGACTTCGTCGTCGATCCGGGCGAGGGTACGTTCACGGTCGCCCTACGGCTCGATGGTGTCCACTGGTACGGCCTGCACGTCGCCGGCGGCGAAGTCACCGCCGTCGCACAGATCGGACCGGTCCGATCGGTGCTCCGCGCCCGCCCGCTGCCCGGCTCCCCTGTCACCCTCCGCGTCCGCTCCACGGAGCCCACATGGAACGGGCCGGACGACATCGAACTGGGCATCGACGACGGAACCGACACGGATGTCCTCGCCCGCCTGGACGGACGCTATCTCTCCACCGAAGTGGCGGGCGGGTTCACCGGGTGCCTGGTCGGTGTGTGGACCGAGTCGCGGGAGGTCGTTGTCCGCAGGGTCCGCTACAGCGAACGGTGCGCGTGA
- a CDS encoding cupin domain-containing protein, translated as MTPLPDFPGAVGLSQLEVYPWPAADDAHGGSPHMHLVCAECYVVVSGRGRLETLDHQGPTTTELRPGDIVWFTPGTIHRAVNDEDLRVIVVMQNSGLPEAGDAVMTFPPPYLSPDTYPDAASLLDADGTPGTDRARARRDLAVEGFTELKRQWRRGNRSAYDDFCAAAVRLVRPRLDTWEKTVNDGALAAAHTALRQIGALRRDDFNHLFDAQVSRIAQPPRQTLGMCGFLRAYDTARRAGAQVGA; from the coding sequence GTGACCCCCCTGCCCGACTTCCCCGGAGCCGTGGGGCTCAGCCAGCTCGAGGTGTACCCCTGGCCCGCGGCGGACGACGCACACGGCGGCTCGCCCCACATGCACCTCGTCTGCGCGGAGTGCTATGTCGTCGTCAGCGGCCGCGGCCGACTGGAAACCCTCGACCACCAGGGGCCCACGACGACCGAGCTGCGGCCCGGCGACATCGTCTGGTTCACCCCGGGCACGATCCACCGCGCCGTCAACGACGAGGACCTGCGCGTGATCGTCGTCATGCAGAACAGCGGCCTCCCGGAGGCAGGCGACGCGGTCATGACCTTCCCACCCCCGTACCTCTCCCCCGACACCTACCCGGACGCGGCCTCGCTCCTCGACGCCGACGGCACGCCCGGCACCGACCGTGCGCGGGCTCGCAGGGATCTGGCCGTCGAGGGGTTCACCGAGCTGAAGCGGCAGTGGCGGCGCGGAAACCGCTCGGCGTACGACGACTTCTGCGCGGCAGCGGTACGGCTCGTCCGACCCCGCCTGGACACCTGGGAGAAGACGGTCAACGACGGTGCGCTGGCTGCCGCGCACACGGCACTCCGGCAGATCGGCGCGCTGAGGCGCGACGACTTCAACCATCTGTTCGACGCGCAGGTGTCGCGTATCGCCCAACCGCCCCGGCAGACCCTGGGCATGTGCGGCTTCCTGCGCGCCTATGACACGGCCCGCCGGGCCGGCGCACAAGTCGGTGCCTGA
- a CDS encoding MaoC/PaaZ C-terminal domain-containing protein, which yields MNGGGETADAAYPRYRTDSRLSRAESLRRTNPGATTVLSDTDFATPIEDRYFEDYVPGAVYVYGSITMAREDILRFADEFDPQSIHNDPQAARQGPFSGLIASGRHTCSVTMRMYVDHYVGKVACLASPGIDELRRVRPVRPGDRLSLRATVQEAGTRWDPVPAPPLRVHRPRAGSS from the coding sequence GTGAACGGCGGCGGCGAGACAGCCGATGCCGCGTACCCGCGTTACCGGACCGACTCTCGGCTGTCGAGGGCCGAATCGCTGAGGCGAACGAACCCGGGCGCCACCACGGTCCTGAGCGACACCGACTTCGCCACCCCGATCGAGGACCGGTACTTCGAGGACTACGTACCGGGTGCCGTGTACGTCTACGGCAGCATCACCATGGCGAGGGAGGACATTCTCCGGTTCGCCGACGAGTTCGACCCACAGAGCATCCACAACGATCCGCAGGCAGCGCGGCAGGGCCCGTTCAGCGGTCTCATCGCCAGCGGCCGGCACACCTGCTCCGTCACGATGCGGATGTATGTCGACCACTACGTCGGCAAGGTGGCCTGCCTGGCCTCACCCGGCATCGACGAACTGCGCCGGGTCCGACCGGTCAGACCCGGCGACAGGCTGTCCCTGCGGGCAACGGTCCAAGAGGCTGGAACCCGGTGGGACCCTGTCCCTGCACCACCGCTTCGTGTTCATCGACCGCGTGCTGGGTCGTCGTGA
- a CDS encoding NAD(P)/FAD-dependent oxidoreductase codes for MANQTSTQARRGHGIPTTSIRYETRRCAKRAVGPSQTYVMLNIGIRESGDRLDLDPANIWAHAGPDIDGDIAAFEADPEHRAMPTYFITFPSVKDPTWESRYPGRTTIDIAGLTTWSLFEPYAGSAWMRRGAEYDRLKDRLTEELLGQVLRFCPQLEGRIDHTELATPLSFNHFLGKERGDFMSLAHTPQRFAVRDLGAHTHVPGLLLTGQDVASAGVSGAIMGGVVAASAALERDALQDLATA; via the coding sequence ATGGCGAATCAGACCTCGACCCAGGCTCGCCGGGGGCACGGCATTCCCACCACGTCGATCCGATATGAGACGAGACGGTGCGCAAAGCGTGCCGTCGGCCCTTCCCAGACGTACGTCATGCTCAACATCGGCATCCGGGAATCCGGCGACCGGCTCGACCTGGACCCGGCCAACATCTGGGCCCACGCCGGACCCGACATCGACGGCGACATCGCCGCGTTCGAGGCCGACCCCGAACACCGCGCCATGCCGACGTACTTCATCACCTTCCCCTCCGTGAAGGACCCGACGTGGGAGAGCCGCTACCCGGGACGCACCACCATCGACATCGCGGGACTCACCACCTGGTCGTTGTTCGAGCCGTACGCGGGAAGCGCCTGGATGCGCCGGGGCGCCGAATACGATCGCCTCAAGGACAGGCTCACCGAAGAACTGCTCGGCCAGGTCTTGCGGTTCTGCCCCCAGCTGGAGGGCCGCATCGACCACACCGAACTGGCGACGCCGCTCAGCTTCAACCACTTCCTCGGCAAGGAGAGGGGCGACTTCATGTCCCTCGCCCACACCCCGCAACGGTTCGCCGTGCGTGACCTCGGCGCCCACACCCATGTCCCAGGCCTCCTCCTCACCGGCCAGGACGTGGCATCGGCCGGCGTCAGCGGCGCCATCATGGGCGGCGTGGTCGCCGCCTCCGCGGCCCTGGAGCGCGACGCCCTGCAAGACCTCGCAACCGCGTGA
- a CDS encoding glyceraldehyde-3-phosphate dehydrogenase, translated as MTLNDDSFTDWKNREEIAESMIPMIGKLHRERDVTILLHSRSLVNKSVVSILKTHRFARQIAGEELSVTETLPYLEALTSLDLGPSQIDLGILAESHRADDRGLSVRDFTAEAVAGATGANKIDRREPRDVVLYGFGRIGRLVARLLIEKSGSGNGLRLRAVVVRGGGEQDLVKRASLLRRDSVHGQFQGTITVDEANNRIIANGNEITVIYANDPSEVDYTAYGIDNAILIDNTGKWRDREGLSQHLRPGVDKVVLTAPGKGDVPNIVHGVNHDTVKPDERILSCASCTTNAIVPPLKAMADEYGVLRGHVETVHSFTNDQNLLDNYHKADRRGRSAPLNMVITETGAASAVAKALPDLDAPITGSSIRVPVPDVSIAILSLRLGRETDREEVLEYLRGVSLTSPLRRQIDFTTAPDAVSMDFIGSRHASIIDAGATKVDGDNAILYLWYDNEFGYSCQVVRVVQHVSGVEYPTFPATSA; from the coding sequence GTGACGCTCAACGACGATTCGTTCACTGACTGGAAGAACCGCGAGGAGATCGCGGAGTCGATGATCCCGATGATCGGGAAGCTGCACCGCGAGCGGGACGTGACGATCCTGCTGCACAGCCGCTCCCTGGTGAACAAGTCGGTGGTCAGCATTCTCAAGACCCACCGGTTCGCCCGGCAGATCGCGGGCGAGGAGCTCTCGGTCACCGAGACGCTGCCGTACCTGGAGGCCCTCACCTCCCTCGACCTCGGCCCGTCCCAGATCGACCTCGGCATCCTCGCCGAGAGCCACCGTGCCGACGACCGCGGACTGTCGGTGCGGGACTTCACCGCGGAGGCCGTCGCCGGCGCCACCGGCGCCAACAAGATCGACCGGCGCGAACCGCGCGACGTCGTGCTCTACGGGTTCGGCCGCATCGGCCGCCTCGTGGCAAGGCTGCTCATCGAGAAGTCCGGCTCCGGCAACGGCCTGCGGCTGCGCGCCGTCGTGGTCCGCGGCGGTGGCGAGCAGGATCTCGTCAAGCGGGCGTCCCTGCTGCGCCGCGACTCCGTGCACGGCCAGTTCCAGGGCACGATCACGGTCGACGAGGCCAACAACCGGATCATCGCCAACGGCAACGAGATCACGGTCATCTACGCGAACGACCCGTCCGAGGTCGACTACACGGCGTACGGCATCGACAACGCCATCCTGATCGACAACACCGGCAAGTGGCGCGACCGCGAGGGCCTGTCCCAGCATCTGCGTCCCGGTGTCGACAAGGTGGTCCTGACCGCTCCCGGCAAGGGCGACGTGCCGAACATCGTGCACGGCGTCAACCACGACACGGTCAAGCCGGACGAGCGGATCCTGTCCTGCGCGTCCTGCACCACCAACGCGATCGTCCCGCCGCTGAAGGCGATGGCCGACGAGTACGGCGTGCTGCGCGGCCACGTGGAGACCGTCCACTCGTTCACCAACGACCAGAACCTGCTGGACAACTACCACAAGGCCGACCGCCGGGGCCGTTCGGCGCCGCTGAACATGGTGATCACCGAGACCGGCGCCGCGTCCGCGGTCGCCAAGGCGCTGCCCGACCTCGACGCGCCGATCACCGGCAGCTCGATCCGGGTCCCGGTGCCGGACGTCTCGATCGCGATCCTGAGCCTGCGGCTCGGCCGGGAGACGGACCGCGAGGAGGTCCTCGAGTACCTGCGCGGCGTCTCGCTGACCTCACCTCTGCGCCGTCAGATCGACTTCACCACGGCGCCGGACGCGGTTTCCATGGACTTCATCGGCTCGCGCCACGCCTCGATCATCGACGCCGGCGCCACCAAGGTCGACGGGGACAACGCGATCCTCTACCTCTGGTACGACAACGAGTTCGGCTACTCCTGCCAGGTCGTCCGCGTCGTCCAGCACGTCTCGGGCGTCGAGTACCCGACCTTCCCGGCGACCAGCGCCTGA
- a CDS encoding MFS transporter codes for MTLSEKSPVLDRPTASAPPAERHRTPLWLAIVAASVPMFMVALDNLVVSTALHTLAVDLKANTQQLQWFVNAYVLSFACLLMTGAALGDRFGRRRVFVAGIALFTLASIGCGLADTSAQLITFRTVQGFGAAAVMPLSLTLLSQAVPDRLRGMALGVWSGVSGLAVAMGPVVGGAVVEGLDWRWIFWINVPVCLIAIPLVLFALRESSLPGVRLDLVGMVLAAAGLCAVVWAIVHGEPDGWTSAKVLGAFTAGAVLLAAFVGRESRVPEPMLPLSFYRVRSFTLTNVVSATMYFGVFGSLFLLAQYLQIVPARTPLEAGVRTLAWTLMPMFVAPVAGLLTDRVGGGRLMALGLFLQGVGLGWINLVADVDTAYSSLVGPMIVAGVGMGFVFAPTAAVVLGSVAKEHAGKASGANSTVREIGGALGIAVLSTVFVAHGSTMGPQQFVDGLHPAVWTGVAVVLAGAVCALGIPRRQQQPCEQPSEQS; via the coding sequence ATGACACTGTCCGAAAAGAGCCCGGTCCTCGACCGGCCGACCGCCTCCGCCCCGCCGGCCGAGCGCCACCGCACACCCCTGTGGCTCGCGATCGTCGCCGCCAGCGTGCCCATGTTCATGGTCGCGCTCGACAACCTCGTCGTCTCCACGGCCCTGCACACGCTGGCCGTCGACCTGAAGGCGAACACGCAGCAACTGCAGTGGTTCGTCAACGCGTACGTGCTGAGCTTCGCCTGTCTGCTCATGACCGGCGCCGCGCTCGGCGACCGGTTCGGGCGACGGCGGGTCTTCGTCGCCGGCATCGCCCTGTTCACGCTGGCGTCCATCGGCTGCGGCCTCGCCGACACCAGCGCCCAGCTGATCACCTTCCGGACGGTCCAGGGCTTCGGGGCGGCGGCCGTCATGCCGCTGTCGTTGACGCTGCTGTCCCAGGCGGTGCCGGACCGGCTGCGCGGCATGGCGCTCGGCGTGTGGTCCGGGGTCAGCGGGCTGGCCGTCGCGATGGGCCCGGTGGTGGGTGGCGCGGTGGTGGAGGGTCTGGACTGGCGGTGGATCTTCTGGATCAACGTCCCGGTGTGCCTGATCGCGATCCCGCTGGTGCTCTTCGCCCTCCGGGAGAGCTCACTGCCCGGCGTGCGCCTGGACCTGGTCGGCATGGTGCTGGCGGCGGCCGGGCTGTGCGCCGTGGTCTGGGCGATCGTGCACGGCGAGCCGGACGGGTGGACGTCGGCGAAGGTGCTCGGCGCGTTCACCGCGGGCGCGGTCCTGCTGGCCGCCTTCGTCGGCCGGGAGTCCCGGGTGCCGGAGCCGATGCTGCCGCTGTCGTTCTACCGCGTCCGGTCCTTCACCCTCACCAACGTCGTCTCGGCGACGATGTACTTCGGTGTCTTCGGCTCCCTGTTCCTGCTCGCGCAGTACCTCCAGATCGTGCCGGCCCGTACCCCGCTGGAGGCCGGTGTACGCACCCTGGCCTGGACGCTGATGCCGATGTTCGTCGCGCCCGTGGCGGGGCTGCTCACGGACCGGGTGGGCGGCGGCCGGCTGATGGCCCTCGGCCTCTTCCTCCAGGGGGTCGGCCTGGGCTGGATCAACCTGGTCGCGGACGTCGACACGGCGTACTCCTCGCTGGTCGGACCGATGATCGTGGCCGGCGTCGGCATGGGCTTCGTCTTCGCGCCGACGGCGGCGGTGGTGCTCGGCTCGGTCGCCAAGGAACACGCCGGCAAGGCGTCCGGCGCCAACTCCACGGTCCGCGAGATCGGGGGCGCCCTCGGGATCGCCGTGCTGAGCACGGTGTTCGTGGCCCACGGCAGCACCATGGGCCCGCAGCAGTTCGTGGACGGGCTGCACCCCGCGGTCTGGACGGGCGTGGCGGTCGTCCTCGCCGGCGCCGTGTGCGCGCTCGGCATCCCGCGTCGGCAACAGCAGCCCTGCGAACAGCCCTCAGAGCAGTCCTGA
- a CDS encoding DUF3291 domain-containing protein, whose product MPTLRWTTISTPAPDAESFVMASRFEVRSYMDVPRFFLKSLAAWKQVSGAPGAHGASLIAQPLKRTFWTLSAWEDREALYTYARTEPHKSIMTGLRSTTKDSVFTFWQVPAADLPVDWTDARRRLAEQSRTGA is encoded by the coding sequence ATGCCCACCCTGCGCTGGACCACCATCAGCACGCCCGCCCCCGACGCCGAGTCGTTCGTCATGGCGTCCCGGTTCGAGGTCCGCTCCTACATGGACGTCCCTCGCTTCTTCCTCAAGTCGCTGGCCGCGTGGAAGCAGGTGTCCGGCGCGCCGGGCGCCCACGGCGCCTCGCTGATCGCCCAGCCGCTGAAGCGCACCTTCTGGACCCTGTCGGCCTGGGAGGACAGGGAGGCGCTCTACACGTACGCGCGGACCGAACCGCACAAATCGATCATGACCGGACTGCGGTCCACGACGAAGGACTCGGTCTTCACCTTCTGGCAGGTCCCGGCGGCGGACCTGCCCGTCGACTGGACCGACGCCCGCCGCCGCCTCGCCGAGCAGTCACGCACCGGTGCCTGA
- a CDS encoding MerR family transcriptional regulator — translation MRISELSRRSGVSVTTIKYYLREGLLPPGRQTAATQAEYDDQHLRRLRLVRALTGVRGLSVSTTREVLDALAEHTGDTHRLLGLALGSVRVSGKPAEDGPEAAEVDELVEELDWDVHRSAPARAALAETLRSLRDLGVPLDWRTLLPYARLAERTAVLDLDQLEHLQDPLQAAERALLLTVLLEPALMALRRMAQENESARRHTP, via the coding sequence ATGCGCATCTCCGAACTGAGCCGCCGCAGTGGCGTCTCCGTGACGACGATCAAGTACTACCTCCGCGAGGGCCTCCTCCCGCCGGGTCGTCAGACCGCCGCCACCCAGGCCGAGTACGACGACCAGCACCTGCGCCGGCTTCGCCTGGTCCGTGCGCTGACCGGCGTACGGGGCCTGTCGGTCAGCACCACCCGCGAGGTGCTCGACGCCCTGGCCGAGCACACGGGTGACACCCACCGGCTGCTGGGCCTCGCCCTGGGATCCGTCCGGGTTAGTGGGAAGCCCGCCGAGGACGGACCGGAGGCGGCCGAGGTCGACGAACTCGTCGAGGAGCTGGACTGGGACGTACACCGGTCGGCGCCCGCTCGCGCCGCCCTCGCCGAGACCCTGCGTTCCCTGCGCGACCTCGGAGTCCCGCTCGACTGGCGGACCCTGCTGCCCTACGCGCGGCTCGCCGAGCGCACCGCCGTCCTCGATCTCGACCAACTCGAGCATCTGCAGGACCCGTTGCAGGCGGCCGAGCGCGCCCTGCTGCTGACCGTGCTCCTGGAGCCCGCGCTGATGGCGCTCCGGCGCATGGCCCAGGAGAACGAGTCGGCCCGCAGGCACACGCCCTAG
- a CDS encoding SseB family protein codes for METPAQDRNHNPAALALDALARDTEDTAALDTLAHCDVLVPVPDDAVDEDITNPATVALPVLEQPGGAAVVPVFTSEPEMADLLPEIDRYRLVPLGALAAQWPAGELSLSIDAAGDHPLTLTSEGVRTLLVR; via the coding sequence ATGGAGACGCCCGCACAGGACCGCAACCACAACCCGGCCGCACTGGCGTTGGACGCGCTGGCCCGGGACACCGAGGACACCGCGGCACTGGACACGCTCGCGCACTGCGACGTGCTCGTGCCGGTGCCCGACGACGCCGTCGACGAGGACATCACCAACCCGGCCACCGTCGCCCTGCCCGTTCTCGAACAGCCGGGGGGAGCGGCCGTGGTGCCGGTGTTCACCTCCGAGCCGGAGATGGCCGACCTGCTGCCCGAGATCGACCGCTACCGGCTGGTGCCGCTCGGCGCGCTCGCCGCGCAGTGGCCGGCCGGCGAGCTGTCCCTGTCCATCGACGCGGCAGGCGACCATCCGCTGACGCTCACCTCCGAGGGGGTGCGCACCCTGCTGGTCCGCTGA
- a CDS encoding MarR family winged helix-turn-helix transcriptional regulator, whose amino-acid sequence MAAKTAGTGLEERWRDILSVHARTMCEIDRALHPHGLGASDFEVLDILAAEAPRAGDQCRVQNLVGRVHLSQSALSRLIGRLEKEGLVERSICAEDRRGVWVALTRKGRDLHTEVLPLQRAVLERMLTGS is encoded by the coding sequence ATGGCAGCGAAAACGGCCGGGACGGGCCTCGAGGAGCGTTGGCGGGACATCCTGTCGGTGCACGCCCGCACGATGTGCGAGATCGACCGCGCACTGCATCCGCACGGCCTGGGAGCAAGCGACTTCGAGGTGCTCGACATCCTCGCCGCGGAGGCTCCCCGCGCGGGCGACCAGTGCCGGGTGCAGAACCTCGTCGGACGCGTGCACCTCAGCCAGAGCGCGCTGTCCCGGCTCATCGGCCGCCTGGAGAAGGAAGGCCTGGTGGAACGCTCGATCTGCGCGGAGGACCGGCGCGGGGTGTGGGTCGCCCTGACCCGCAAGGGCCGCGATCTGCACACCGAGGTCCTGCCCCTGCAGCGGGCGGTGCTGGAGCGGATGCTGACCGGGTCCTGA